The nucleotide sequence CGTGACCAGAGGCGTGATGAACAACAGGAAATGGTTTGGATTTAATTCGCTGTAGGCCAAAGCGGAAGCGACGATGGCATCCTTGGAGTAAAAGCCCGAGAATCCGATGGCGGTCCCCGGAATTGCCAGCCCCGCAATGGCGATCACGCCGACGAGCATGGTGTAAGCGGTGATCTTCATCTTGTGGCGGAGTCCGCCCATCTTCCGCATATCCTGTTCATGGTGGCAGCCGGCAATCACACTTCCCGAGCACAGGAACATCAGCGACTTGAAGAAGGCGTGCGTGACGAGGTGGAACAGTCCTGCTCCCCAGCCCGCGACTCCGATCCCCAGCATCATGTAGCCGAGTTGACTGATCGTGGAATAGGCCAGGACCCGTTTGATGTCCGTTGCGACCAGGGCGATGGTGGCTGCGACGAACAGGGTAATGCAGCCGATGTAAGCAATCCCCAGCAGCACTTCAGGAGTAAACACGGGGTAGAATCGGCCTGCCAGATAGACACCGGCGGCGACCATGGTTGCCGAGTGCACGAGCGCGGAAACAGGTGTGGGACCTTCCATCGCGTCGGGGAGCCAGGTGTGGAGCGGGAACTGGGCACTCTTTCCGATGCTGCCCGCAAAAATTCCCAAGCCTGCGGCGACCAGCAGTGAATAACTGATCGTCAACGGCAGTCCGTCTTTCTCTGCGCGGTGGCCATGAGCGTCGCGCAAGTGGACCTGCAGTCCGTCGTCCGAGACGTCGAGCGTTCCGTCGGTTCCACGAACCATTGTGAACAGACCTGCCTCGGCGTGTTCACCTTCACCGCGGTCCCCGAACTGGAATGTCCCGAACGAGGTCCACAGGATCATCATCCCGATCAGAAATCCAAAGTCTCCAACACGGTTCATGATGAACGCTTTGTTGGCTGCGGTGCTCGCCGATTTCCGCTCGATGTAGAAACCGATCAACAGGTAGCTGCACAGACCGACCAGTTCCCAGAAAATAAAGACCTGGAAAATGTTGCCGGCCAGAACCAGACCGAGCATCGAAAAGCAGAACAGCGAGAGATAGGCGAAGAAGCGGTAGAATCGTCCGGGACGACTGAAGTGGCCTCCGTTGTGAAGGTGGACTTCATGGTCTTCGTATTCTTCGGTCAGCTCTTCCTGCATGTAGCCGATTGCAAACAGATGAATGCACGTCGCGATGAAGGTTACCATCGTGAACATGACCAGCGTCAGACTGTCGATATACCAGTCCAGCGAGATCCGCAGTCCACTGAAACGAGCCAGTTCGTAGTAGGTTCCGGAGAAGTACTTCGGAGCAGCGGGAGTCGGGTGAGCCCCCCCAGCGTGATCGTCCGCCGGATGGGTGTCTGCATGCACAGCCTCAGCGTGCGCCTTGGCATCGTCGTGGTGGGGGGCCGAGCTGTCATGGTGTTCGGCGTCGTGCGACCCCACGTGAGCATGATGTTCGGGCTCTGACAAGGCCGCCCAGTGTGTCTGGTTGCCCCAATAGATCAATGCGGAAAGGCTGCAGAGAAAGCCGATGCCGATACACGCCACGGCCGTGTAGGCGGCACCCTGATGCAGTCGATGCGACCATCTGAGCCAGTAGATCTCGACGACGAAGCCGACAAGTGGCAAGAGCCATGCCACCGTCAGCAGATACATCAATACTTCACCAGTCTCAGTCATAATTCCATCACTGAATATGTGGGCTGGACACAGACTGATTCGTCCGTGGTTTCTGATCTCTCTTTATTTCAGCCAGTGCACGTTACTTGCAGCGATTCATTTCGCAAGTGACGGGCACAGTTCACCTGGAAGATCGCTATCCCTGCAGCTCGTTTCCTCGGTCCACATCGATTGTCAAATGGTTGTTATAGAAGTTGAGAGCGATCGCGAGTGCCACTGCCGCCTCGGCAGCTGCCAGAACGATGACGAAGAGTGCCGTTGCCTGACCGTCCAGACCCAGTGGCGTATAGCGAGAGAAGGCGACGAAATTGACATTCGCGCCGTTCAGCACCAGTTCGACCCCCATCAGGATCCCGATGCCGTTTCGCTTTGTCGCCATGCAGACAACGCCGCAGACGAATAACACTGCACCTACCATCAGATAGGCATTCAGGCCAATTTCACCCATGATCGAATTTCACTTTCCAGACTGACGGTGGCTGTGAGCAGCGATCGCCATTATTCCAGACTGACAGCTTCTTCCGACACGGCGCGTCGTTTTGCCCGCGCGAGGTATGCAGCTCCAATCAAGACGACAAGCAGATGAACGGAAACAATTTCAAATGGCAAGAAATATCCAGGGGCCAACCCCTGTGCTCCTCCTTCGGCAAGGTTTCGATCCACACGCATTCCCAGGAAGCTCATCCCCAATTGCCGGATCGTTCGCCCCTGTTGCACGCGTGCTTCCAGATCTGCTTTCGCCTGCGTTGATCCGGTATTCACGAGTACCTCTTCGGCGTGTGCACCGAGCGTCAGGTCGGCGAGAACAGGTGCTGCCGGGATGGTCGGCGATCGGGCGGTGATATCGGCCCAATCGACATAGCCGATGGAAGAGATCAGGACGAAGAGCAGCAGGACTCCTACTGCGGCACCCGTGATGCCTTCCGCCGGTGAAGTCTTGATCGTGGAATACGGTCCACTGGCAGTCAGCATCACACCGAAGACCAGCAGGACGACTGTCCCACCGACATAGATCAGTAGCTGGGCAGCTCCGAGAAAATCGGCATGGAGCAGAAAGAACAGTGCCGCGACGGAACCAAGAGATACAACCAGCCAGAACGCCATTCGAACCACGTTCTGTGATGCGGCGACAGCAATCGCGCCACCGCAGGCAAGAAAGGCGAATGTGTAGAACAGAAGTTGTTCAATCATTGTGGTCCCCCCTTGCCCTCTGACGCGACGTGAATGCCAGTGGCTGTTGAACGGAGGACCGCTTTTTCACCGAGTGGTGCACCAGCCAGAATCGGACGTGAAAAGACTGTGGTGAGTGTCAGTGGCCACAGAACGGCCATCAGAAAGAGAAAGCAACTGATCGGGACGAGGTACTTCAGGCAGGTGGTCATCACCTGATCGATTCTCAGGCGAGGCAACGTCCACCGAACCCAGATCTGCACGAAGACAAGAAGACAGGCTTTCGTAATCAGGACGATCGCGCCGAACAGATTCGCAATGTACGTCCCGACCGAGAATCCTGAAATCCAGCCGCTTCCCGTACCACGCAACCCGTCGAACAGGCTGTCGATCATCAGACCGTCGTGCCAGCCTCCCAGAAACAGAATTGCCGCCACGGCGCTGACGGCAAACATGCTCGAGTATTCGGCCAGAAAGAAGATCGACCACCGGAAGCCGCTGTACTCGGTATGGAAACCGGCGACCAGTTCGCTTTCGGCTTCGGCCAGATCGAAGGGGGCTCGTTTGACACTGGCTGTTGCCACAGTGAAGTAGGCGAAGAAGGCCAGAAAGGTGAAGGGATCATGAAACAGAAACCAGTTCCAGAAGCCGCCCGACTGCAACCGGCCGATCACCTGGAAGTTCAGCGATCCGGCGATCATCAGCGGTATCAGGGCACAGATCGCAAGTGGGACTTCATAGCTCACCATTTGAGCCGCTTCGCGCATTGCGCCGAAAAGTGCCCATTTCGAACCGCTCGAATATCCCGCGAGAATAATCCCGAGGACTTCGAGTGACATAAGTGCCAGGATCAAAAAGGCTCCACATTCTGCTGCAACGGCGACCCAGCCGTCGGAGATGGGCAGAACCATGAACGCACCGAAGGAGGCGATCGTCGCGAGATAGGGTGCCATGCGGAAAACGAGGTTGTCGGCATCCTTGGGAACAAGGTCTTCCTTCTGGATCAACTTGATGCCGTCTGCAATCGTTTGCAGCCAGCCGAAACTGCCACCGACACGTGTGGGGCCCAGGCGGTCTTGAATACGACCGGCGACTTTTCGTTCGAGCCAGATGTAGAAGACGGGAAGTCCACCGAACAACCCCAGAAGCAGGGAGGCGTGGATGACTGCTGCCAAGAGGAAAGCAACAAGAAGAAGTGTCTCTGAATCAGCGGGAATTTTCGCCGTAGACGAGATTACCCTGACCAGGAAGTCCTGCAACGTGATTGAGGCCAGCAAGCCATGCATGGGTTGTGTCCATTCGGAATCGAGCCCGCCCACATGATGGGAGGCGGCAGGGAGCGGGCCAACTATGCCAGATGGATTTCACCCTTTCAAGCGAGCCGAACATCTTTCGCTACCATTCCCACGAATGGGAAGTCATTTGACTCCACGGACCTTGGTAACCTTTTCTCAAAGCGCCGCGTCATAACCGCAGCAGGTCATTCATCTCCAATTGTCTGCCTCGTCTGGGGCAGACGAAGGGCTACTGCCGGGGCTCAATCATTCCGGCTCCTTCGCGACTGTGCTTGATTTCAGGCGTGACTGTTCGATATTGTCGGTTTTGGAATCCGTTCCAAAGTGACTCGATGAACCGTTTTTGACCGTTCAGATTGGCGAGGTTTTGATGGCGAAGAAAAAAGCCACGGGAGGGCTTGAAGGATCTCGAATTCGAGTAAAGGGTGGCGTTAACTCGCCCGAATTTCCCGAGATCTCATTAGCAGGTTGGACGGGCTCCGTTGTGGAAACATCAGGAAAACCTCCCAGCCAGTCGGTGATCATCGAATGGGATGCCACCACGCTGGAGACCATGCCCAAAGAGTACGTTGAGAAATGCGAGTCCGAGAATCTCTTCTACTCGATGGCCAGCCTGAAGGCCGATGACGTGGAAGCCGTCATCTGAATCTGTCATCGCACTGATGCAGGTACTTCTCTGAATCTGCTCGATTCTGCCAAAAGGCAGGTCGCGCAAGTGTGAGCGATTGCGCAGCGGGCCGACTGCGGTATCCGCTCGGCGACCTCGCCCCGCAGCCAAGGGGTGTTGCACGCAGGGAAGGGGTGAGTGGGTTGCGGTGAGCGTCTTTGCGCCCGTTTCGTTTTTGCGATCGCATACAGTCGCGCGATGTTGTTAAGTCGCTCGGTTTCTGTTTCTTCCGACGATTGTCTCTCACTTTCGTCGATCAAGTGGCCCTGTTCTCTGCTGCCGAGGGGGGAGCATCACGGGAGATGACTCGACCAAAGACGCCTCTGACTCTTCGAAGCTGAGTTGAATCGGCGGTTGGTCGGTTCTGCTGGACGTTTTGCTCGTGTCGGCGTCCCTCGAGACCCTGCTGCGGCCTGCTGATCGCTGCCTGCCGGTTCGGTGTGCATGTGGGGTTGTCTTGAGTCGTTAATCTGAGTACCCGCATGCTGTCCGGTCCCGTTCGACAGAATGAAATCGGATCGCCGGGGCTGCGCCGGGCTGGGGCCCATGTTTTTGGGAGTCGAATTTCATTACAATCGCCGCTTGTGACAGACACAGCGGAATGAAGAGGATTTTTGAATGTCAAACGCTCTGAAATTAGGAGTCAACGGTGCCGCCGGACGGATGGGGCAGCGTGTGGTCGCGTTGGCCCATCAGGACAAAGCACTGCAAGTTACCGCCGCCTTCGAGTCTGCGTCGTCCCCTAAGCTGGGTCTCGATGCAGGAGAACTGGCCGGGATTGGTAAGCTGAATGTGCCGCTGAGTGCCACCATCGATCAACCGGTTGATGTGATCATCGATTTCTCGACCCCCGAAGGGTGTGCTCATATCCTGACGCTCAGCAAAGAGCGGAAGATTCCTCTGGTAATCGCCACCACAGGGCTGACAGAATCGCAGCGAGCCGATGTCGTCGCCGCGTCGAAGGTGATTCCGGTTCTGATGGCGCCCAGCATGAGTCTCGCAGTCAATATCGCGATGAAACTTGTCGCGGATGCTTCTCGCGCCCTGAAGGACCATTCGAGCGGGGTCGATGTAGAAATCATCGAACGACATCATCGCTACAAAGAAGATGCACCCAGCGGAACGGCACTGAAGTTCGGCGAAATCGTGGCTGCGGAGATGGGGCAGACCGAACACAAGCATGGACGGGAAGGGCGCACAGGGCAGCGTCCTCGGAATGAGATCGGCTATCACGCGCTGCGAGTCGGGGACAACGTCGGCGAACATACGATCGTCTACGGAATGCTGGGAGAAACCCTCGAAGTGGCGGTTAAGGGGCAATCTCGAGACAGCTACGCGGTGGGATCGCTGACCGCTGCCAAGTTTCTGGTGACTCAGTCACCGGGGCTGTACTCGATGAAAGACGCTCTCGGTCTATAATTTCTCTCGGCGTGGCACCGCTTATTGTTCCGGAGCCAGACGCCTTGGCCTGGTTCTAGAAACCTCGACCTGCGCTTTGAGCAGGTCGAGGCCATGCGACGAAAATCTACCCCATGTCTATCACCGCTGATCCTGCTTTCGATGTTGAGTCGATTCGACGCGACTTTCCTATTCTCGCGCAGCGACTTTCAAACGACCGAACCCTGGTCTATCTCGACACGGCCGCGACGTCTCAAAAACCGCGTGTCGTCATCGATAAAATGGTCGAATGTTTCGAGCACTTCAATTCGAACGTCCATCGGGGCATCCACGAATTGGGGGATCGGATGACCACGGAACTGGAAAACGCACGTGAAAACGTCCGCCAGTTTATCGGGGCCGCCGACGTCGACGAGATCGTCTTCACATCCGGGACGACGATGTCGCTGAACATCGTGGCTCATGGGTGGGCAAGAAAGTTCCTCAAACCTGGTGATGAGGTCCTGGTGAATGCCATGGAGCACCACGCGAATCTCGTTCCCTGGCAACTCGCGGCCCGCGCGACCGGAGCGGAACTGAGATACATCCCGTTGACCGATGATGGCCGACTGGACCTCTCCAGACTGGATGAGGTTTTGACATCGCGGACCCGACTGCTCGCCGTCACCGCAATGTCGAACGTGCTGGGGACGGTCAATCCGATTGCGGAACTGGCGCGGAGAGCCCATGACGTCGGTGCGTTGATCTGCGTGGATGCGGCTCAGAGTGTGCCGCACGGTCACACGGATGTGCAGGGAGCGAAGATCGACTTTCTGGCATTTTCGGGACACAAGCTTTACGGCCCTACCGGCATCGGTGTGCTGTATGCTCGCCGCGAATTGCAGGAAGCGATGGACCCGTTCCTGGCGGGTGGTCACATGATTCGTGAGGTGTTCGAGCAGTCGTCGACCTGGGCGGATCCTCCCGCCAAGTTTGAGGCGGGGACCTGTCCGTTTGTCGAAGCGGTCGCCATGAGTACCGCGATCGACTATCTGCGCGCCGTGGGACTTGACAGGATCGCTCAGTACGAACATCAGTTGTCGAGCTACGCCCATCAGCGGATGAGGGAAATTCCTGGAATTCGGCTGCTCGGGCCGTCGGTCGACCACAAGGGGGCGATCCTCAGCTTTGTGATTGAAGGGCTGCATGCTCACGACCTTTCCGATCTTCTGGATCGTCAGGGAGTGGCTATTCGGGCGGGACATCATTGCACGATGCCCCTGCATGACCTGTATGGCCTGACGTCGTCAGCTCGCGCAAGTCTGGCCTTTTACAACACGCGCGGCGAAGTTGATAAACTGGTCGAGGCAATCCTGGGGGCCCAGAAGGTTTTTCAGCGACCGAAACGGAAGTAGGACGTATCCGGGAGAGAAGGCTTTGTCGCGGAATCGGCTGTGAATTGCCTTTCGCAGTTTGTTGAAGGTATCCTTTTGTGTCTTCTCTTCCCTGTCCCTCGAGAAGGTGTGTAAGCCGCAAGAACGGTTGAATATGACTCAAAACATAGACATTGACGCCGTTAGCAAGACGCGGAAACTTCTTTCTGACTGCGGACTGAGAACGACAGCAGCGCGACTGGCGGTGATGCACTGGTTGCAGCGGGCCACGTCTCCAGCAACACATGCGGAAATTGCGGCCGATCTGGTTCCGCTTGGTTTCGACAAAGCGACGGTGCTCCGAAACCTCACCGATCTGGTCGAGGCAGGCCTGGCAACACGCCGGGAACTCGGGGACCACGTCTGGCGATTCGAGATCCGTGACGTGTCGCACCCTGATGGATGCCAGCACGCCCATTTCATTTGTGTCGATTGCGGTAGTGTGACCTGCCTCCACAAGGTCGAACTGCCCAAGTCTGCAATCAAGTCGGTGACCGAGATTGGCCGAATCACCGAAATCCTGATCCGTGGCCATTGTGTGCTCTGCCAGTGAGAACAGGCCTTATCCAGGACCCTCCGATGGTCTGGATTGATCGGCTGTCAAAAAACGCGGCTCTGGTCAGGCGTCGCCGGTCTTAATTGTGTTGATGATGACGCCTTTCAGCGTGTTTTAAGTAATTTCCAGGAAGTCCGGGCATAATGGCGATCCGCGTGGTGCTGGCGATGAGTGGTGGAGTGGACAGCTCTGCCGCTGCCGTGCTGCTGAAGCAGCAGGGATACGAAGTCATCGGACTGTTTATGCGGTCTGGTGCCGTCGAGGAAACCACTTGCCGAATCGAACCCAAGCCCAAGGCTTCCTCTGCTCCCGCTGTGGTTGACGCGTTACCGTCCCCACCGCTGCCGACCCTGCCGATTCTTGGCGCGAAGGCGAACAAGCAGGGTTGTTGCAGTGCCTCGGATGCAGCCGACGCCCGCCGCGTGGCGGACGTTCTGGATATCCCCTTTCACGCACTGAACTTTTCGGATGCGTTCGGCAGGATCAAGGACTACTTCGTCGATGAGTATCTTGCGGGGCGAACGCCGAATCCCTGCGTGATGTGCAACAACTGGCTGAAGTTTGGAAAGTTGTGGGACTTTGCCGTCAGCGTCGGTGCCGAGCGGATCGCGACGGGGCACTATGCGCGGATCGGAACGATCGACGGCGAACCCGCCTTGCTGCGTGGGCGAGATCGATCGAAAGATCAATCGTACGTTCTGGCGGGAATTAACCGCGAGATCCTCGATCGAATCATGTTCCCTGTCGGTGACTTCAATAAGCCCGAGATCCGTGAACTGGCAGGAGAAGCGGGACTTCGCGTGGCCACCAAGCCCGACAGTCAGGAAATCTGCTTCATCCCTGACAACGACTACGTCGGCTTTCTCGAACGGTATCGCGGTCGACCCGACATGGCGGGTGATTTTGTGGACCCCTCCGGTAATGTTCTGGGCAAACATTCCGGATACGACCAGTTTACGATCGGACAACGTCGTGGGTTAGGGATCACCTTCGGTGAACCTCGCTTCGTGATTCGAATCGAGCCGGACACGCGGCGCGTTGTGCTGGGCAAGTACGAAGATCTGGCCTGCTATGAGTTAGAAGCAGATGGGTTAAGCTGGCTCAAGGACCACCTGCCGGAGAAGTTTGACTGCCTCGCACAGATTCGCTATCAGCACACCGCCGCCCCCGCAGTGGTTGAACGGATATCGGACGGACGTGTTCGCGTGCAGTTCGAAGCACCCCAGTACGGCGTCGCTCCGGGGCAGGCGATGGTCCTGTACGAAGGCGATCGCGTTCTCGGAGGGGGCTGGATCTGTCAGCCCGCGCGAAGTGAAGTTCACGTTTGAAGCAATGAAGTTCGCGATAAGGCCGTCGTTCCGGGGTGAACACTTCTGTGGGAGACCTCAGCCCATTCGAGAAGGTCTCCCTCAAAATTCGGTACGCATTGTCAGCCCGCGATCGGAACCCAGTGCCTGGTCCAGCCGCTGGTCGCCGCTCTGTTGAGTCCGATGTAGGAGTTTTCGCAGTTCGTATTGGACTTGCGCGGATCAGGGGTTTCCGGGGCGGAACAGGGGGAAGCGAATACGCTTCTGCCAGCGCTGGTCCCTCACGAATTGCCAGATCTGTGACTTGGCCCGATCGACGAAAGGTACTTTTGGACGATTCAGCCTGAGAACAGCCAGGGAATGACCTTCCAGTGGATACGGTTCCTGGAACGTCAGCCGCTTCAAGAGGGAATCGGTTGCCGTGTCGAGCAGGGGTTGCCAGAACTCATTCTCGGCGTGCGGGGGCATCAGGAAGGGGATCGAGTCGTTGTGCGAATTGAACAGGATGAGGAGCGTGTCCCCTGAGATGGGGCGCCCCTTTTCATTGATCTCGTCTTCCATCTCCCCTTCAAGTCGCATTCCAAGGCAACGGGTGTAGTCCTTGTTCCAGTCTTCATCCGTCATCTGCTGGCCGAGCGGAGTGAGCCAGACGACGTCCTTGACCAGCTCGCCGCGAATCATTCGTCCCTGAAAAAACTTTCGTCGCTGCAGGACGGGTTGCGACTTCCAGAGTCGAATGACTCGCTGCGTGAATTCCAGGAACCGTCTTTCTTCTTTCGTCAGTTTCCATCGCAGCCAACTGATCGGGTTGTCCTGACAGTAGGCGTTGTTGTTGCCACCTTGCGACTGACAGAATTCATCCCCGCTGCGAATCATGGCGACCCCCTGTGATATCAGGAGAGTGGTCATGAAATTTCGCTTCTGCTGTTCGCGAATTTTCAGTACTGCCGGGTCATCTGTGGGGCCCTCGGATCCACAGTTCCAGCTGATGTTGTGATTATCTCCGTCGTTATTGTTTTCGCCATTGGCTTCATTGTGCTTGTGGTTGTATGAAACCAGATCATGCAGTGAGAATCCGTCGTGAGACGTGACGAAGTTGATGCTCGCGTAGGGGCGGCGGCCTGTTGCTTCGTAGAGATCACTACTGCCGCACAGGCGTGTGGCGAACTCGCTGGCGGTGTGTCCGTCGCCGCGCCAAAACTTACGCACGCAATCGCGATACTTTCCGTTCCACTCGGTCCACAGGACGGGGAAGTTCCCCACCTGGTAACCCCCCGGCCCGACGTCCCATGGTTCGGCAATTAACTTCACCTGGGACAGGATGGGGTCCTGGTGGATAATGTCGAAGAACGCCCCCAGCTTATCGACGTCATGAAGTTCACGTGCCAACGCCGCTGCCAGATCGAAGCGAAAACCGTCAACGTGCATTTCCTGCACCCAGTAACGCAGGCTGTCCATGATCAATTGCAGAACGCGGGGCGACTGCATGTTCAGGGTATTTCCGCAGCCGGTGTAGTCCTGGTAATAGCGGCGGGGGTCAGCGAGACGGTAATAGGAGGTGTTGTCGAGCCCTTTCAGGCACAGTGTCGGGCCTAGATGATTTCCTTCGCAGGTATGGTTGTAGACCACGTCAAGAATGACCTCAAAGCCATTTCGATGAAGCTGGCGAACCATCCGCTTGAATTCATTGACCGTCTGCTGCGGGTTCGGGATCGAGGCGAACCGCATCTCGGGCGCCAGGTACGCCAGCGTGTTGTAACCCCAGTAGTTTGTGAGTCCTCGATCGACCAGAAACCGTTCGTCGACATGGTGATGGACGGGCATCAGCTCGACCGCCGTCACTCCCAAGGACCGCAGATGTCGAAGCGTTCCTTCACATGCAACGCCGGCGTATTTTCCGCGGCTCTCGCGTGGGACCCAGGGGCTTTTGCACGTGAAGCCCTTAACATGCATCTCATAGATGAGCGTCTTATGCCAGGGGGTCTTGGGGGGCTTGTCGCCGCCCCAGTTAAAGCGGGGATTGATGACGGCGGCGAGGGGGGCCGAATCCGCATTGTCGCGCTCATCAAAACTGAGATCACCAGCCGGATCGCCGATGTGGTAGCCGAACGCGGCGTCGTTCCAGATCAGGTCTCGTCCGATTCCCTTGGCGTAGGGGTCGAGCAGGACCTTGTTGGCATTAAACCGAAATCCCCGCTCGGGATCGTAGGGACCGTGGGCACGAAACCCGTAGAGCTGTCCCGGTCTGATGTCAGGAAGATATCCATTCCAGACATGATCCGTCTGATCGGGAAGGGGGATCCGGGCCGACTCTTTTGTCGCGAGGGGAGAGTCGAAAAGACACAAATCAACTTGAGTCGCGTGTTCAGAGAACACCGCAAAATTGACCCCTTTTCCGTCCCAAGTGGCGCCAAGAGGTGCGGGGCGGCCAGGCCAAACTCGTTGATATGCCATCCTGACAAAACTCTCCGTCTGGGCAAATCGTGTCGCAACGTCCGATTTTTTAAGAATAGTCTTCCGTAGTCCCTTCACGGAAGAGCGAAGATCGACTTTATCGCCGACGATCGAATTCTGTTGCGGAAGTCCGATGTCCATAAGTCAGCACTCCGCATTCGGGTGGTTTGGGCGGTTGGCGTCCATGTCGCTCATCAGCGGGGGCGGTTCGAGATCTCTTATGATTTCGACTGTGATGCTGATTGTCGCAACTACGGTCCGATCGAGTCATACCGTGATGATCATCGTCTTGAGTCTGCCGGGGCCAAAGGATCAGGGGATATCCACTCAACTCTGCCGAAAAGCTTTCAAAGACTTCAGGTACGCAGCATCGATCAGTGGCTCAATGGTCTCACGGAATGTCTCACGTGAGGGGTTGAGAATGCAGACCCAACCTTGGGCGGCGTAAACGGGGTGGGGCATAAGCCGATTCACTGCGGCAAAGTCTTCGGTTGCCGCAGGTGTGGCCGGTTCTCGGAACTTGTTTGGGGAGAGACCGAGGGCGGTGTGGAAATCGTCC is from Schlesneria sp. DSM 10557 and encodes:
- the nuoL gene encoding NADH-quinone oxidoreductase subunit L; protein product: MTETGEVLMYLLTVAWLLPLVGFVVEIYWLRWSHRLHQGAAYTAVACIGIGFLCSLSALIYWGNQTHWAALSEPEHHAHVGSHDAEHHDSSAPHHDDAKAHAEAVHADTHPADDHAGGAHPTPAAPKYFSGTYYELARFSGLRISLDWYIDSLTLVMFTMVTFIATCIHLFAIGYMQEELTEEYEDHEVHLHNGGHFSRPGRFYRFFAYLSLFCFSMLGLVLAGNIFQVFIFWELVGLCSYLLIGFYIERKSASTAANKAFIMNRVGDFGFLIGMMILWTSFGTFQFGDRGEGEHAEAGLFTMVRGTDGTLDVSDDGLQVHLRDAHGHRAEKDGLPLTISYSLLVAAGLGIFAGSIGKSAQFPLHTWLPDAMEGPTPVSALVHSATMVAAGVYLAGRFYPVFTPEVLLGIAYIGCITLFVAATIALVATDIKRVLAYSTISQLGYMMLGIGVAGWGAGLFHLVTHAFFKSLMFLCSGSVIAGCHHEQDMRKMGGLRHKMKITAYTMLVGVIAIAGLAIPGTAIGFSGFYSKDAIVASALAYSELNPNHFLLFITPLVTAGITSFYMFRLWFMTFAGEPRDAHVYEHCHENPRIMTVPLIVLAVLAAACAWPGESGPLYRLITDSETVPAASRVVSAGASQVTLPSHHGHDSDVHHVHAMAGFLALVAAFVGMGLAYLLYVKKSVDPDQVRKQFSSVYDFLVDKWRFDTLYDVMFVAPVHVVAKWCVNFDRKVLDSILHGAAGLTVMVSKLDRKFDETFIDGLVNLVGSMTYTVGSSLKAVQTGHLRQYVMWIAVGVIVLFGALYTTIPK
- the nuoK gene encoding NADH-quinone oxidoreductase subunit NuoK, which gives rise to MGEIGLNAYLMVGAVLFVCGVVCMATKRNGIGILMGVELVLNGANVNFVAFSRYTPLGLDGQATALFVIVLAAAEAAVALAIALNFYNNHLTIDVDRGNELQG
- a CDS encoding NADH-quinone oxidoreductase subunit J; the protein is MIEQLLFYTFAFLACGGAIAVAASQNVVRMAFWLVVSLGSVAALFFLLHADFLGAAQLLIYVGGTVVLLVFGVMLTASGPYSTIKTSPAEGITGAAVGVLLLFVLISSIGYVDWADITARSPTIPAAPVLADLTLGAHAEEVLVNTGSTQAKADLEARVQQGRTIRQLGMSFLGMRVDRNLAEGGAQGLAPGYFLPFEIVSVHLLVVLIGAAYLARAKRRAVSEEAVSLE
- a CDS encoding NADH-quinone oxidoreductase subunit H, which gives rise to MHGLLASITLQDFLVRVISSTAKIPADSETLLLVAFLLAAVIHASLLLGLFGGLPVFYIWLERKVAGRIQDRLGPTRVGGSFGWLQTIADGIKLIQKEDLVPKDADNLVFRMAPYLATIASFGAFMVLPISDGWVAVAAECGAFLILALMSLEVLGIILAGYSSGSKWALFGAMREAAQMVSYEVPLAICALIPLMIAGSLNFQVIGRLQSGGFWNWFLFHDPFTFLAFFAYFTVATASVKRAPFDLAEAESELVAGFHTEYSGFRWSIFFLAEYSSMFAVSAVAAILFLGGWHDGLMIDSLFDGLRGTGSGWISGFSVGTYIANLFGAIVLITKACLLVFVQIWVRWTLPRLRIDQVMTTCLKYLVPISCFLFLMAVLWPLTLTTVFSRPILAGAPLGEKAVLRSTATGIHVASEGKGGPQ
- the dapB gene encoding 4-hydroxy-tetrahydrodipicolinate reductase; amino-acid sequence: MSNALKLGVNGAAGRMGQRVVALAHQDKALQVTAAFESASSPKLGLDAGELAGIGKLNVPLSATIDQPVDVIIDFSTPEGCAHILTLSKERKIPLVIATTGLTESQRADVVAASKVIPVLMAPSMSLAVNIAMKLVADASRALKDHSSGVDVEIIERHHRYKEDAPSGTALKFGEIVAAEMGQTEHKHGREGRTGQRPRNEIGYHALRVGDNVGEHTIVYGMLGETLEVAVKGQSRDSYAVGSLTAAKFLVTQSPGLYSMKDALGL
- a CDS encoding aminotransferase class V-fold PLP-dependent enzyme, coding for MSITADPAFDVESIRRDFPILAQRLSNDRTLVYLDTAATSQKPRVVIDKMVECFEHFNSNVHRGIHELGDRMTTELENARENVRQFIGAADVDEIVFTSGTTMSLNIVAHGWARKFLKPGDEVLVNAMEHHANLVPWQLAARATGAELRYIPLTDDGRLDLSRLDEVLTSRTRLLAVTAMSNVLGTVNPIAELARRAHDVGALICVDAAQSVPHGHTDVQGAKIDFLAFSGHKLYGPTGIGVLYARRELQEAMDPFLAGGHMIREVFEQSSTWADPPAKFEAGTCPFVEAVAMSTAIDYLRAVGLDRIAQYEHQLSSYAHQRMREIPGIRLLGPSVDHKGAILSFVIEGLHAHDLSDLLDRQGVAIRAGHHCTMPLHDLYGLTSSARASLAFYNTRGEVDKLVEAILGAQKVFQRPKRK
- a CDS encoding Fur family transcriptional regulator, encoding MTQNIDIDAVSKTRKLLSDCGLRTTAARLAVMHWLQRATSPATHAEIAADLVPLGFDKATVLRNLTDLVEAGLATRRELGDHVWRFEIRDVSHPDGCQHAHFICVDCGSVTCLHKVELPKSAIKSVTEIGRITEILIRGHCVLCQ
- the mnmA gene encoding tRNA 2-thiouridine(34) synthase MnmA, yielding MAIRVVLAMSGGVDSSAAAVLLKQQGYEVIGLFMRSGAVEETTCRIEPKPKASSAPAVVDALPSPPLPTLPILGAKANKQGCCSASDAADARRVADVLDIPFHALNFSDAFGRIKDYFVDEYLAGRTPNPCVMCNNWLKFGKLWDFAVSVGAERIATGHYARIGTIDGEPALLRGRDRSKDQSYVLAGINREILDRIMFPVGDFNKPEIRELAGEAGLRVATKPDSQEICFIPDNDYVGFLERYRGRPDMAGDFVDPSGNVLGKHSGYDQFTIGQRRGLGITFGEPRFVIRIEPDTRRVVLGKYEDLACYELEADGLSWLKDHLPEKFDCLAQIRYQHTAAPAVVERISDGRVRVQFEAPQYGVAPGQAMVLYEGDRVLGGGWICQPARSEVHV